The Thermoanaerobaculia bacterium DNA segment GTTCTGGCGGGCGTGGTAGTTCCAGACCGCGCGATAGCCTCCGAGGAAGCCGAGTCGCCGGAGGAGCGCCGAGGCCGGACCGGATCTCACCGCCGGGCCGTCGCGTAGATTTCGGCGTTACCGCGCGCTCCGGCGGACACCGTGATGGATTCGACACGAAATCCGGCGAGCTCGAGGAAGTGTCGGACCTCCGCTTCGGTGTACGCGCGGACTCTCCCGGAGCTGCGCGAGCCGACGCGAGCCCCCTCCACGAACGCCGCCGTGTACTCCGGCGAAAGGAGATTCGGAAACTGAACCGACAGCGCGCCCCCCGAACGCAGGATTCTCGCGGCATCCTCGAGATACCGAAACGCGTCCTCGCGCTCCATGTGCTGGAGGACGAGGAACGAAAAGACGAGATCGAAGGTCCCGGTTTCGAAGGCGGAGAGGAACTCCCCGACGGCGACCTCGCGCAGGTGCACGTTCGGAATCCCGGCGAGGCGCCGCCGTGCGCGGGCGATCATCTCGCCGCTGATATCGACGCCCCAGAGCTCGCCGACGAAAGGGGCGAGGTAACGTTCGACGCGTCCGATCCCGCAACCGATGTTGAGCACGCGTGCCGTCGGGCCGACCAGCGGCCGGAGTCGTCCGGCGTCCGCTTCCCCGGACCTCTCGAAGATCTCGTCGGTTGCCCCCGTGAAGATCGCGTCCACCGCGTTCCTGGTCGCGGCACGGTTCCAGATCGTTTTGTAATCTTCTCCCGGTGTTTTCGGGTCGGCCTGGTTCCAGAGCCGGCGGATTATGCGGATTGCATCCGAGGCGGCGTTTCGGATCAACGTCACGCCTCCCGCATGGCCGTCAGCCGCCGCGCGCCGTTGGTCTGCGTCACGAGCGCGACGATCTTGAGGTCCTTGAAGAGCGCCTCGATCTCCCGGTTCTGGTAGACGACCGACGTCGAGAACTCGCCGTGGTCGCGGCGGTAGAGGTTCCCTTCGCGGTCGAAGAAGCTCCGGACCGAGCGCGTGTCGTCGGG contains these protein-coding regions:
- a CDS encoding class I SAM-dependent methyltransferase, with amino-acid sequence MIRNAASDAIRIIRRLWNQADPKTPGEDYKTIWNRAATRNAVDAIFTGATDEIFERSGEADAGRLRPLVGPTARVLNIGCGIGRVERYLAPFVGELWGVDISGEMIARARRRLAGIPNVHLREVAVGEFLSAFETGTFDLVFSFLVLQHMEREDAFRYLEDAARILRSGGALSVQFPNLLSPEYTAAFVEGARVGSRSSGRVRAYTEAEVRHFLELAGFRVESITVSAGARGNAEIYATARR